The genomic window TCCATCATGGTACAAATGTGATTATTTGAATAGCATATTTTTCAAGTGTAGACATTCAATCCAAAACAGTATGGGTACTGTGCCACCAAAACCTGGAGGATTCTTTTGTCCATGCATGCACGTGTGATTCTGAAAAAGGATGTGTTTGTGCCAAATAAGGACGATCAGTGGAGGAGCCAGGACAAAATTATAGTGGGGCTCCTCAGCCTTTTGGGCCTTCTAACCATCTCAAACAAAGTCTATTTTAGTCCCCTTGCAATAGATatatggatttaaattttagggCGGTCTTAATAGGGGCTCTAATGATTTATTAGGGGGTAGGGGGGGTCTAAAGACCCTCCTGCCCCCACGCTGCCTCCGCCACTGAGGACGATATCAGTAATACATTAGAACATAGAATTGTAATATGTGTTAGAATGGAAGTAGAGTAGGATTCTTGTCATACGCTCTCTTAGCGAGGCATCACCGATTATAACCATATAAAAGACCTAACTTAGGTCTATAATTAACTTCTCCATAATCAAATGATAAATAACTAATCGAGTTTAAAGTCCTAAAACATGAGTTCAAAGTTttaaatttcaagttgaaagttaaAAATATCCGAAttgaaaagtttcaaaattgaagtcaaaattttcaaattttggacaCTTAGAAAATGTTTTattgtttcaaatttaaaagtgTTAAACATTGAGTTGAAagattcaaaattttaagttggaagatcaaattttgaattgaatgcttaaaatttgagttgaaagtttcgaTTTGGAGTTAAAAGTCCAAAAACTgaatttaaagtttaaaatttgagttgaaaggtttaggtttttaaatttgaaattaataaaTCTCTGTTGCTAAAGTCTATTACaacattttatttaaatttaataagTATTGAAAAATTACTTAGAATTCATAAAAACAATCCATAATATCTCTAGTACTTTTAATAGAAAAAGGTGActataaaactttctatattaattaattggaaAAAAAGCTACATATTTAGTTGGCCCTACGAGACCATAAGCAATAGCCATGATATCAGGGCGTAGGTGCACAGCCACATGGGCAGGGCACTGCCAGCGCAGCCGCGCCAACTTGCTCTAGATATGAGTGGCCAGTTGGGGGTCGTGGATACCCAGATAAGCTATAATTATATTAGATCATGGAGGAGGGCCCATAATCAATATCCTGAAAATGAAGGCTTTGGTCAAACCTCATTAACAAATATTATGTCGTGGTGTCGTTAGAATGTTTGGATCTTTTATAGATCTCTTATGCAGATCATAATCGATGTGATACCGATACCACTTTAATATCAAGACATATCCAAGAGCGAGATCCATGATATATGTGCGACAGAACTGCCCCACAACGCGTGGCCCGCACAAGATGTCGATAGAGGGATATTGGCACATGGTGGAGCACGATGGCAATCAACATAAATTGATTGGTGGTGACGAATACACCTGGGAGGTAGTTCAAATTGCTCGATGAGCTCTAGTTGATGAGGAGGCAATCAAACATGGTGCTTGGGTCGATGGTGGCTTTAGGTGCAGCAATGAGCGATCTAATCGGTGGAGTTGGATACTTTGGGCGGTAGCCTAGATCTCTCGATGAGCTATTTTCAGCAAGGAGACAGTCAAGCGTGACGTTAGGGGTTGATTGAGACTAGAGGCAATCGACGATTCAATCAGTGGAGTCACATTCTGGGTGGAGGGCCAGGGTTTATCGATGATAGCCAAATATGGCGCTAGGGTCATTTGGCGGCTGAGTATAGCGTGATGATTTGTTGGCTTCAGCTTGCAGCTAAATTGTGGGAGCTTATCGGAAGTTGGTGCAGGCTGACCCTGATCAATTCTTACAACGATAGTATACAAAGTGACATGCATCCAGATAAGACATAGTGTGACCAAACCGACAATTTGGGCTAGAAAGAATGTGGAATCTTTGGCTTGGCTATAGGTAGGGGTGGTAATGGGTCAAGGCCCGTGGGTTCTTTCACAACCCATCTCAacccttaaatatttttagcacaaAAAACTACTAAATTTCAGCCCAACCCTTTTTTGGACCCAACCATCACATTTTCTAGGCCAAAATGTTGGGCCCATTACCACCCCTAGCTATAGGACATTGCACAACAATGTGCATTAGCTAGTTATGGAAGACTCTAAATTCCTCGTTAGTGGTTGTGTAGAAGATTGTGGAGTGTATGTGAAGCTCGGGGAGGTTAGGCCATGGTGGTGAGCATGATTTcactcactactacaaaaatctATTAAAACCTTCATAAGGACTGGCCTTATAGGTGCCGATTCAtttaaaactggcacctatggCCATTTTCCCACCTCCGCACAATGAAAAAAGAGATAaacaagaaatgccatcgacaagcgtgagttccaagaaatatcatcgtacaaacgattttgtcccaatAATGCCATCGCCGTTACGATTCCATCCACCCCACGCCGTTACATACACTGTTCATCATATAGCACTTAATGGCGCgggatggacggaaccctaacgacgatggcatttttgggacaaaatcgtttgtacgatggtatttcttgAAACTCACACTTGTCGGTGGCATTTTTTGGATTTAGACGCTTGTCAATGCCATTTATTGGATTatcttatgaaaaaaatatagaaccggcacctttaagcaATATAGGTGTCAATACTATAGGTGCCGGGTTTTTAATAGAACCAACACTTGTATTATAGGTATTGGTTCTAGagaaaaaaccaacacctataatgtAGGTTCTGGTTTTTTAATAGAACCGACAACTATAGGAGATGgttgttttaaaaaaccaacacctattaGAAAAACCGGGTCTCAATTTTTtaccgccgccacgccggcaTCCAGTACTTATCCACatcccctcctttctcttgccacatctctctctctctcgccacgtctctctctctctcgctctgtccctcgctcctcctctctctcgcctctGGTGGAGCGGCCGTGGCCCACGGAGGGCATGGCGGCCCTCTCCTCGCCCGAGTGcccttcccccttctctcctACTCCAGCAGCCAGCCCGTGTGGTGGTGGCCGATGCGGAGATCGGCGCAcgcgcggcgaggtggcggcggcggtggtggagaaggcatcggtcccctctctctcccgggggccctcccccctcctctccgccacccttccccttctcctcctctaaatttggtggaggcggcggcggtgatggtggaGGAGGCTCGCGAGGTGGAGGCTAGCGCAcgagcggcgaggtggcggtggcggcggtgttgGTGGTGATGGAGGAGGCTCGCCGGCCCCTCTCTCTCGCGGGGGCCCTTccacctcctctccgccgccctccctcTTCTCGACCTCCAGatccggtggcagcggcggcggtggtggtggaggaggctcgCGAGGTGGAGGCTGGCACGGTGAGGTGGCCGGCAGCAGTGTAGGTGCCatcgtcttctttttttttattttaatagtataggtgccggttgtagAACCGGCACCAATAAAATTGAGGCAAAGGTGTTGGCTAGGAAACCGGCACCTAAAGCCAGTTCCCAACTGTCACTTACAGAGGTTTCTGTACTAGAGACTTCAAGGCTAGACCAACGGCAATGACCAGATCGGCGGCAAAGGTAGCAGGGCTCATGGAGCCGGCAGTGCAGATGAGTCATTTTGGCATGAGCAGCAAGGGAAGAAGACTCGGAGTGAAAATATCGTTAATTGGCGTGTTtacttgattaaaaaaaatctatacagaATGTGATGACGCGGATATGTATACTAGTATTTTCTCAAACGTAGACTTCCATTCCAAAAGAGTATTGGCACTGTGCCACCAAATCCTAGAGGACCTTTGATGTGTGATCGATGCTCAAAAGAAGTGTTGACATGGATGCTAATAGCCTATTCAGATTCGTTCGACTGAAAGCGTCCAATCGGATAATCGGATATTAGGTAGTAGTATTTTTTCAAATGTAGACTTTCTTTCTGAAAGAGTATAGGCACTGTGACACCAAATCCTACAGGACCTTTGATGTGTGATCGATGCTGAAAGTAGGTTGATGACAGTGCTGTTCGTAGCATGCAATTTGTTGCCGACTTGTCTCTGTTAATTTAACCCTAGACTTTGTAATACCGTTTAAAGTACACCACAAGTATGGTGGTTTTGCATATTTGGACtctaaaagttttaaataaggAATATGACACATTTACAATTTATGCTCCATAAATATGTCATACTAGTATTACGTTGGTATCCATTTTTAATGAGAGCAAACATGGggtaaaaggaaaattttaatatatatctcTAATATAATACATATGTCATGTAGTTAAACTCATCCAACGTATATACagattagataaaaaaaacactttgtAAAACCAACTTTGGAGATTATATGAATGTTATCGTAAAGTTTGAGTAGTTGGATGTGTCGTTTTAAAGTTCAGGGCACCGAATTCACTTTCAATCAATAGCAATTCTATGGTTTttaaggaggtaccatgaggtaccaaaaaattagtgtaaaatttatctAGGTAgtaagaggtaccaaatttacaatagaaaaaaaggTACCTCATAGTATCTTCTCAAAGACCATAAAATTGCTCTTCAATCAAAGTGTACGGggggtatttggactttttctaataaaagaaaaacctgTGACTGAAATATGGAGGAGTGTTTTCTTGTGATTCCAAATCAAAATATATGCTTGTTGTCATCCATGTTTTCATGcaagtaccttttttttttctgtgcctTTGACATTGCTGGTCATATGTCATATCATAACCCGAGATAATTAACTACTACTGCATTAATATAGTATATAGTCGACACCGTGTCGTATCGaatagtaaatatatataaGATGTCCTTAACTAGCCAGGAAGAAGACCAATATCAAAAGAGGGCATATTATACAATTGCCTGAACAAAACGACTGTCACCTGACGATTTCCGGCCACCTcattcaccaccaccaccagcacagCTTTCACCCAGCAATTTTCTTCTAAGGCCCAAGCTCGCCGATGGAGACTCGGTGGCGTGGTTGCGTTTACATTTTGTTCACACAAATCGATTTGGGTTCAATATTTCAGAttgtaatttttaaaattttgagtttatCCGTCCCCCGATAGGATATTATGTCGGGCAAAATATTCATTTCTTAATTCAGCTTATTTTATACaaattctaacatttttcaatTCAAAATCTCCGTAATTTCGTTTTGAATTAACATTCACCGAGATATGCAAACCGCCAGAAGAAATTTAATTAGGTGCCACATGTTACAATTTTGATGCACAATAATGAGCATTACAGATGGGCCAACTGGGAGTTCCATGTGGGTTTTGACATGCGCGCTGGCACGGTCATCTCGCTGGCCTCGGTGAACGACACCGATGCCGGTGGGCTGAAGCGGCGGGTGCTCTACCGCGGCTTCGTTTCGGAGATCTTCGTACCGTACATGGATCCGGAGGAGGAGTGGTACTTCCACACGTTCACGGACGCCGGCGAGTACGGCCTCGGAGCCTTGGCGTCGCAGCTTCAGCGTGGTGCCGACTGCCCAGCCAACGCTGTCTACATGGATGGCTACTACGCCGGCTCCGACGGCAAGCCCGTGAAAGCCGAGGACGTGATCTGTCTGTTCGAGCGATACGCTGGTGATGTCGCATGGCGCCACACCAATGGCATTGGGCTGGGCGGATTGGTGATGACCCAACATAGTCTCTGTCTCTCTGATGTCTCCTTTGCTGGAAGATGGAACTACTGTTTGATGTGCATGGTTTTCGCTGCAGTTCTCGGAGGTCCGGCCGGACGTGACCTTGGTGGTGAGGATGGTGGTGACGGTTGGGAACTATGACTACACATTGGACTCGGAGTTTAAGACCGTTGGCTCCATTAAGATTGTGGTATGCGTACTAACTCTGTTCCCAAATATAAGAAGTTATAGTTTGTTCTAATCagattttttgaatttttgactTAGTTTATAAATATATCAGTGTGATGTTTAGATATTgctgtatttttctataaatatgattaaatggagaagtttgacttaaaacaaaattgaacatcttatattttggaatagatggATTGACAACCTTTTATCGTCTGCCTTGTCTGTCACTCAATCGCCGCATATATTGCAGGTGTCTCTTAGCGGCATCCTAGATATGAAGGCCATAAACTACACGCACGTTGACCAAATCAGGGAAGACACACATGGCACGCTGATCACCGAGAACACCATCGGTGTCTACCATGACCACTTTGTTACCTACCACCTCGACCTCGACATTGATGGCACCCGGAACTCTTTCATCAAAAACAATATCGTTCCTAAGCGCAACACTGGAGTTCGTGCAACCGGCGGTGCTCCCACACCGAGGAGGAGCTACTGGACAGTACTATATGAGGTTGCCGAGACTGAGGCGGAAGGCCAGGTGAACATTAATAGCGCTCCTGCTGACCTCCTCTTCGTCAACCCGAGCAAGAAGACGAAGATTGGCAATGAGGTAGGTTACCGGCTCATTCCAACTGGTGCGACAGCAACGTCATTGTTGGCCGACGATGACTACCCGGAGCGCCGTGCAAGCTACACCAAGAAGCAGGTCTGGGTTACGCCGTATAACAAGTCGGAGAAGTGGACATCCGGATTATACGCCGAGCAAAGCACGGGAGATGACAACTTGGCCGCCTGGAGCAAGAGGTATGTCTCCATGACTTGACTTTTGTCTATGCCATATATATAGCTCATCGCATGAACGGCCACGGCATGGCTATGCTGGGGCAGGAACAGAAGTATAAAGGATGAAGACATTGTACTGTGGTATACGGTTGGTCTGCACCATGTTCCGTACCAGGAGGACTTCCCAGTGATGCCAACTATCAGCGGTGCATTAGAGGTCCGTCCATCCAACTTCTTCGAGAGGAACCCGCTTATCAGAACAAAGCCACCCGAAAACTCCCCAAACTGCTCGTGCAGCATTGGAGGATCTGCTTAATGTGATTGATGCTGCCGTGCATCTTATTTATATTTAAGACATCTTGTGCGTCTATGATTCGATATAGCGGACCATTGGGGAGACATTGTTCGCCTTTTGtccaataatttttatttgatttgatCAGTAAGAAGATCATATTTGCTGGCAAGGCCCTTACTGTAACATTACTAAATGATAATAGTAGGTAGGTAGAGTGATGCTTCGGTACTCTTCTGCTAGTAGTATACTACTAGCAGAAATGATCTGATCCGTTCGTCAATAAGGTAAATTAGTAATGCACTAATACAATGATGATGAGTACATCATTATTTTAGATACGCTAAGCACGGGACTAGGAGACGGAGGTCCATTCATTTTAAGTTCAAGCCCATCTTGTCATCCATGAGCAGCTTGCACTCAGATCATTGCCCAGACTCACATCGAAATTACTTCTAAGTCAACAGGAATCATCGAAACAAGAGAGCGTCTAGAATCCGTTCGGGTTCTACATTACCGTCTTTAAGTATGTTGGGCCGTATATCATGCTGGAGTCTATTAGGGATGTGTCCAAGGGTCTTAGGTTGACCTTAGAACCTATGTAATGAGTAGCCTTTATTGAAATAGGATAGgtttttgcttagattattctgccATCGTTGTTTCTCCGCTAGTTCAGTTTGTGGAACCCTAACTTGTGAGTTTCATCCTAATTGGCAATATATTCAGATTGTATCTTCTGCCCTCTTGCGTGTACTCGATTCGCTTGCAGGAGATTGCCTTATCGGCAAAATCAACCGTGTTTCAGCTCAGGTGATAACCAACAGTGGTTGGTGTAGTGATAGCAAGGGGTTCAGTTGTCCTGATTGAAGCCTTCGGATCATTAATGTCGAGTCTCCATAATCGACTTATCAGTACCTAACGGAACATCAGGATCCTAATCGTCATCAATTGATTGGGGGTAACTTTgtcatttatttcttttttcagctAGATCGATTTGTGGTCATCCATTGCACTAGCAATGCTCATATTCCATCGAAATAAGCCAAAAAAACGGAGAAAGAAGGTTTAGTCCCTACTAAATGAAGATTACACACATCTGCACCTTTTTTAACAATAGTACCCCTCCACATTTTTCTATCTCTTTTTGGgatggtagtataaatagatccgAACCCATCGATCAAATAAAGTCAACAGTTTGGATGACTTTCACTACTAAAAAGGTACTGGCTCATATCTACTGGTTTATTTAAAACCGACACATATTGACCGTTTCCCTCCACCatgtgaggaaaaaaaagaaaccagcaCCTTTGAAAAGCTATAGGTCCCGGTTCTAAATATAAACTGgttcttataatatattataggtacaGTTCTTAGAAAACTGGTACCTAAAAAAATAACCAGAGCAAGCCACCGCTTAACCCCACCAAAGTCATCTCTCTCGcgctatctctctctctctctctctcacacacacacacactcgccctctcctcccaccacatcgtcctctcctctctccacgcCACTGCCCCGTCACCACCCGCGCCACATCCGTCACCGCTGCCAGTCGTGCCACCAGATCTAGCGGCGGTGACCTCGGTGCAGAGAGAGACGTACCCCGGCAGCGACCTCGGCGCGGAGAGGACCTGACTGCTAGCAGCGACCTCCACATTGCTCCTCCGACGGCAACACGGATTGGCAATGATGGCGAGACCGGGGAGAGTGCCTTCATCTTGCTTATGTAGTTCTTGATCTTGTGTTGTTGTTGATCTGTGATCTGtgataattgttgttgttgatctGTTATATATGAATGATGGGATGcatattattgttattgatCTGTGATGGATGGGGAGAATTGTTTGTTAGTTTGTGATTTGCGATGGATGGGATTAGGTG from Oryza glaberrima chromosome 6, OglaRS2, whole genome shotgun sequence includes these protein-coding regions:
- the LOC127775452 gene encoding amine oxidase [copper-containing] alpha 3, peroxisomal-like isoform X2, with the translated sequence MGHPVVAVAIVFVSAAIAMAASSQYSHHPLDPLTATEITAIRAAVLASPLVPARPLFFHYVGLDEPDKPDVLSYAYGAADAAATSSQMTLPRRAFVIARAGGQSHEFTVDIAADNASVLSHAVHRGPGFPMFTDEDQIAAMALPYTYPPFVESVRRRGLDVGEVGCGVLSRGWFGAEQPAYGGARVAKMKCVVVDYNATANIYARPVEGVVMVVDLDRMAIIGYRDRAVFMVPKAEGTDYRADKVGPPFTGPAAPPGVVVQPDGRGFHVHGHLVKWANWEFHVGFDMRAGTVISLASVNDTDAGGLKRRVLYRGFVSEIFVPYMDPEEEWYFHTFTDAGEYGLGALASQLQRGADCPANAVYMDGYYAGSDGKPVKAEDVICLFERYAGDVAWRHTNGIGLGGLFSEVRPDVTLVVRMVVTVGNYDYTLDSEFKTVGSIKIVVSLSGILDMKAINYTHVDQIREDTHGTLITENTIGVYHDHFVTYHLDLDIDGTRNSFIKNNIVPKRNTGVRATGGAPTPRRSYWTVLYEVAETEAEGQVNINSAPADLLFVNPSKKTKIGNEVGYRLIPTGATATSLLADDDYPERRASYTKKQVWVTPYNKSEKWTSGLYAEQSTGDDNLAAWSKRSIKDEDIVLWYTVGLHHVPYQEDFPVMPTISGALEVRPSNFFERNPLIRTKPPENSPNCSCSIGGSA
- the LOC127775452 gene encoding amine oxidase [copper-containing] alpha 3, peroxisomal-like isoform X1, which produces MGHPVVAVAIVFVSAAIAMAASSQYSHHPLDPLTATEITAIRAAVLASPLVPARPLFFHYVGLDEPDKPDVLSYAYGAADAAATSSQMTLPRRAFVIARAGGQSHEFTVDIAADNASVLSHAVHRGPGFPMFTDEDQIAAMALPYTYPPFVESVRRRGLDVGEVGCGVLSRGWFGAEQPAYGGARVAKMKCVVVDYNATANIYARPVEGVVMVVDLDRMAIIGYRDRAVFMVPKAEGTDYRADKVGPPFTGPAAPPGVVVQPDGRGFHVHGHLVKWANWEFHVGFDMRAGTVISLASVNDTDAGGLKRRVLYRGFVSEIFVPYMDPEEEWYFHTFTDAGEYGLGALASQLQRGADCPANAVYMDGYYAGSDGKPVKAEDVICLFERYAGDVAWRHTNGIGLGGLFSEVRPDVTLVVRMVVTVGNYDYTLDSEFKTVGSIKIVVSLSGILDMKAINYTHVDQIREDTHGTLITENTIGVYHDHFVTYHLDLDIDGTRNSFIKNNIVPKRNTGVRATGGAPTPRRSYWTVLYEVAETEAEGQVNINSAPADLLFVNPSKKTKIGNEVGYRLIPTGATATSLLADDDYPERRASYTKKQVWVTPYNKSEKWTSGLYAEQSTGDDNLAAWSKRNRSIKDEDIVLWYTVGLHHVPYQEDFPVMPTISGALEVRPSNFFERNPLIRTKPPENSPNCSCSIGGSA